Proteins from a single region of Novosphingobium sp. CECT 9465:
- a CDS encoding ester cyclase, translating into MAGRIPPFTEADFTLSAEKRAEITEGLTERQAFMVNQWMNLHDKLNVGDWSGFDQFMDKSKMTYDNPNRPDLGTFEQWSTSPVALYKTFPPSLYRTLKAWGRGDDEICVLCHHHGKHTGGPYMGVQPTGNQLDVLWFSWIKFDGDKIVHIYSISDVLSMLIDLEVIEAPQPVDPYK; encoded by the coding sequence ATGGCTGGACGTATCCCGCCCTTCACTGAAGCAGACTTCACGCTCTCGGCTGAAAAGCGCGCCGAAATCACCGAAGGTCTGACCGAACGCCAGGCGTTCATGGTCAACCAGTGGATGAATCTGCACGACAAGCTGAACGTGGGTGACTGGAGCGGCTTCGACCAGTTCATGGACAAGTCGAAGATGACTTACGACAACCCCAATCGTCCTGATCTCGGAACGTTCGAGCAGTGGTCGACATCGCCTGTCGCCCTCTACAAGACCTTCCCGCCCAGCCTTTATCGCACGCTCAAGGCGTGGGGCCGTGGCGACGACGAAATCTGCGTACTGTGCCACCACCACGGCAAACACACCGGCGGCCCTTACATGGGCGTCCAGCCAACCGGCAACCAGCTCGACGTGCTCTGGTTCAGCTGGATCAAGTTCGACGGCGACAAGATCGTGCACATCTACTCGATCTCCGACGTGCTCTCGATGCTGATCGACCTCGAAGTGATCGAAGCGCCGCAGCCGGTGGATCCCTACAAGTAA
- a CDS encoding ferredoxin, which produces MSGEGKLKVVINKPACCGYGVCAEICPEVYKLDENGIVYVDEEIVPEGLEDRAREGADACPQNAIKVVPA; this is translated from the coding sequence ATGAGCGGAGAGGGAAAGTTGAAGGTTGTCATTAACAAGCCTGCGTGCTGCGGCTACGGAGTTTGTGCAGAAATCTGCCCTGAGGTCTACAAACTGGACGAGAACGGCATCGTCTATGTCGATGAGGAAATCGTGCCCGAAGGCCTTGAGGATCGCGCTCGCGAAGGCGCCGATGCCTGTCCGCAGAACGCCATAAAGGTCGTCCCTGCCTGA
- a CDS encoding aromatic ring-hydroxylating dioxygenase subunit alpha encodes MLQKTSLVLRDGTSLDDLVKRDTNEVSLRVMTDEELYHHEMERIFAKTWLLLGHESEIPDVGDFIVRDMAEDNVIVARGQDGDVHVSLNVCPHRGMRVCLGEAGNKRIHQCIYHGWAFRPNGDFIGAPVEKEKMHGNDVDKSTLGLKKARVYLYGGLIFATWNVDGPSFEEYLGDIKFYLDQLFCRTDNGLELLGPPQRFVLPCNWKVPGEQSGSDGFHTLTLHRSLMEGGVMGGTAETIYDQAPGMYGVDVSCKQGHSLRCLEAEKTFKMFADVPFEGKSTEERLNLLTPPGITKDMIPQLFKNLSEDQVRQLATIPPQVGGMFPNVLIAFIFAPRTDGGSSGALTLHTYMPKGPDKVEFINYIFAEKDAPEQMKRDMLQNSIWNTGTSGVIEQDDADVWPVIMRNARGAVSKDITLKYQALHGHERPEGWVGEGLLYPGFTKDDTQWNWWMAYYDLMSEA; translated from the coding sequence ATGCTCCAGAAAACCAGCCTGGTATTGCGTGATGGAACGTCGCTCGACGATCTCGTCAAACGTGATACGAATGAAGTGTCTTTGCGGGTAATGACCGACGAAGAGCTTTATCATCATGAAATGGAACGGATTTTCGCCAAGACTTGGCTGCTTCTCGGCCACGAGAGCGAGATTCCCGACGTCGGTGATTTCATCGTGCGCGACATGGCCGAAGACAATGTCATCGTCGCTCGCGGACAGGACGGCGACGTTCATGTCTCGCTGAATGTGTGCCCGCATCGCGGCATGCGTGTGTGCCTGGGTGAGGCTGGCAACAAGCGTATTCACCAGTGCATCTACCACGGCTGGGCGTTCCGCCCGAACGGCGATTTCATCGGTGCGCCGGTCGAAAAAGAGAAGATGCACGGCAACGATGTCGACAAGTCCACGCTCGGCCTGAAAAAGGCGCGGGTCTACCTTTACGGCGGCCTGATCTTCGCAACGTGGAATGTGGATGGCCCCTCGTTCGAAGAATACCTAGGCGACATCAAGTTCTACCTCGACCAGCTGTTCTGCCGCACGGACAACGGCCTGGAACTGCTTGGCCCGCCGCAGCGCTTCGTGCTGCCCTGCAACTGGAAGGTTCCGGGCGAACAGTCCGGCTCGGACGGCTTCCACACGTTGACGCTCCATCGCTCGCTGATGGAAGGTGGCGTGATGGGCGGCACGGCCGAAACGATCTACGATCAGGCTCCCGGCATGTATGGTGTCGATGTTTCCTGCAAGCAGGGCCACTCGCTGCGCTGCCTTGAAGCTGAAAAGACATTCAAGATGTTTGCCGACGTGCCGTTCGAAGGCAAGTCGACAGAAGAGCGCCTCAATCTGCTGACGCCTCCCGGCATCACCAAGGACATGATTCCGCAGCTGTTCAAGAACCTCAGTGAAGACCAGGTTCGCCAGCTTGCGACAATTCCGCCGCAGGTTGGCGGCATGTTCCCGAACGTGCTGATCGCGTTCATCTTCGCACCGCGCACCGATGGCGGTTCGTCGGGTGCGCTGACGCTGCACACCTACATGCCCAAAGGCCCGGACAAGGTGGAGTTCATCAACTACATCTTCGCCGAAAAGGACGCGCCGGAACAGATGAAGCGCGACATGCTTCAGAATTCGATCTGGAACACTGGCACTTCGGGCGTGATCGAACAGGACGACGCCGACGTATGGCCCGTGATCATGCGCAATGCGCGTGGCGCAGTGAGCAAGGACATCACCCTGAAGTATCAGGCCCTGCACGGCCATGAACGGCCTGAAGGCTGGGTGGGTGAAGGCCTGCTTTATCCCGGCTTCACCAAGGATGACACGCAGTGGAACTGGTGGATGGCCTATTACGATCTGATGAGCGAAGCCTGA
- a CDS encoding 3-phenylpropionate/cinnamic acid dioxygenase subunit beta has protein sequence MTWITKSTAAPDATTIMRGLTAKVRVPLGSEIYNRILETLYDEAALLDERRFDDWVAMLAQDIIYQAPIRLTRTGAHRDRDVMRTMFHFDEDYGSLLMRTGRMQKSAWAEDPPSRCRRFVTNVRIGETEAAGEYEVVSYLFLERSRGDNPHNEQMTAERRDIWRDVDGIYKLARREIIVDQAVLGMSNFAVFL, from the coding sequence ATGACCTGGATCACCAAATCGACCGCCGCTCCAGACGCCACCACCATCATGCGCGGCCTTACCGCAAAGGTCCGCGTTCCGCTGGGTTCGGAAATCTACAACCGCATCCTCGAAACGCTTTACGACGAGGCTGCCCTTCTCGACGAGCGCCGGTTCGACGATTGGGTAGCGATGCTTGCGCAGGACATCATCTATCAGGCGCCAATCCGGCTGACGCGTACCGGTGCACATCGTGACCGCGATGTGATGCGGACGATGTTCCACTTCGACGAGGATTACGGTTCCTTGCTGATGCGCACCGGCCGTATGCAAAAGAGCGCCTGGGCCGAAGACCCGCCCTCGCGCTGCCGCCGCTTCGTGACCAACGTGCGTATCGGCGAAACCGAAGCGGCAGGCGAATACGAAGTTGTCAGCTATCTGTTCCTTGAGCGCAGCCGTGGCGACAATCCCCACAACGAGCAGATGACCGCCGAACGCCGCGACATATGGCGCGATGTTGACGGTATCTACAAGCTTGCCCGGCGTGAGATCATCGTCGATCAGGCGGTGCTCGGCATGTCCAACTTCGCCGTGTTCCTCTGA
- a CDS encoding NAD(P)/FAD-dependent oxidoreductase has translation MTGQAAPTIVVVGSGLAGFGVLRELRRLSPEARLVLVTGESGHFYSKPALSTALAKGKNAATLVTTPAEKMIANLRLDARIGREAEAIDRNAKALLTTGGPIPYDALILATGAEPVVPPIGGEAAHRAIAVNQLDHYDRFRRELPEGGRVLVIGSGLVGTEFANDLVSSGYNATVVDLMPQPLAQLVPAQVGERVRDALADKGVDWHLGRRVETIDYRQGTPGYVARLDDGTVIESDLVLSAVGLRPKVDLAREAGLDVGRGIRVDEFGRTSDPSIFAIGDCAEYPHGLSAYVTPIMAAARAIAPGALGTPTAMRFPPLSVQVKTTLYPINLLPPGAATVGEWRTIEDDETGGKYVFVDQANVVRGYVLTCDKCEERMEMDKIVGETA, from the coding sequence ATGACGGGCCAAGCTGCCCCAACCATCGTCGTCGTCGGAAGCGGTCTTGCCGGCTTCGGGGTCCTGCGCGAGTTGCGCAGGCTTTCCCCCGAAGCCCGGCTGGTATTGGTGACCGGCGAATCCGGCCACTTCTATTCCAAGCCTGCGCTGTCCACGGCCCTGGCCAAAGGCAAGAACGCGGCAACCCTGGTGACAACGCCAGCGGAAAAGATGATTGCCAACCTCAGGCTCGATGCGCGCATTGGCCGTGAAGCCGAGGCGATCGATCGTAACGCAAAGGCTCTGCTGACCACCGGTGGTCCCATCCCTTACGATGCGCTGATACTGGCAACAGGTGCCGAGCCTGTTGTCCCGCCGATCGGTGGCGAGGCCGCGCACCGCGCCATAGCCGTCAACCAGCTCGATCATTACGACAGGTTTCGCCGTGAACTGCCCGAAGGCGGGCGCGTTCTGGTGATCGGATCAGGTCTGGTTGGCACTGAATTTGCCAATGATCTGGTTTCGAGCGGATACAATGCGACAGTCGTCGACCTGATGCCGCAGCCGCTGGCGCAACTCGTGCCTGCGCAAGTGGGCGAACGGGTCCGCGATGCTCTGGCTGACAAGGGCGTTGACTGGCACCTTGGCCGCAGGGTCGAGACGATCGACTATCGGCAAGGAACGCCGGGCTATGTCGCCCGTCTCGACGATGGCACCGTGATTGAATCAGACCTTGTCCTGTCGGCGGTGGGGTTACGTCCAAAGGTGGATCTGGCGCGCGAGGCCGGTCTTGATGTCGGACGTGGCATCCGCGTCGATGAATTTGGCCGGACAAGCGATCCTTCCATTTTCGCCATCGGAGACTGTGCGGAATACCCCCACGGGCTATCGGCCTATGTCACGCCGATCATGGCCGCAGCGCGGGCCATTGCGCCCGGTGCGCTGGGAACACCGACAGCGATGCGTTTTCCGCCGCTTTCGGTTCAGGTCAAGACAACGCTCTATCCGATCAATCTGCTGCCGCCTGGTGCCGCAACGGTCGGAGAATGGCGCACGATCGAGGACGACGAGACTGGCGGGAAATATGTTTTCGTCGATCAGGCAAACGTGGTTCGCGGTTATGTGCTGACGTGTGACAAGTGCGAAGAACGCATGGAAATGGATAAGATCGTGGGAGAAACTGCATGA
- a CDS encoding SDR family NAD(P)-dependent oxidoreductase produces MNRLLEGKVVIVTGGAKGLGHGISRCMAREGASVLITGRDGAATEAVAAEIRAEFGTAAIGMSADMRSKEQVEAMVQRAVDEFGGLDTLVTNASQLSPNVLLEHKTDEMLADTLAMGVWGTWWAMRAAMPHMKKRGGGSVVNFYSIDANTGAWLHSDYNINKMGILGLTRSAAVEWGRFNIRVNAIAPTGMGQVFAQLVKDVPGFLDMATSTNPLKRAGDPEKDIGPVVVFLASEMSRFVTGEMINVDGGQHLPGYVSIPHNLEEMEKDGA; encoded by the coding sequence ATGAACCGCTTGCTTGAGGGCAAGGTCGTCATCGTCACCGGCGGTGCGAAGGGACTTGGCCATGGCATCTCCCGGTGCATGGCCCGCGAAGGGGCATCGGTCCTGATTACCGGGCGCGATGGTGCGGCTACCGAAGCCGTGGCCGCAGAAATCCGCGCCGAATTTGGCACGGCAGCCATTGGCATGTCCGCCGACATGCGCTCGAAGGAGCAGGTTGAAGCCATGGTCCAGCGCGCCGTCGATGAATTTGGCGGGCTGGACACGCTGGTGACCAATGCCTCGCAACTTTCGCCCAACGTGCTGCTGGAACACAAGACCGACGAAATGCTCGCAGATACCCTTGCAATGGGAGTCTGGGGCACATGGTGGGCAATGCGGGCAGCCATGCCCCACATGAAGAAGCGCGGCGGTGGCAGCGTCGTCAATTTCTATTCCATCGATGCCAATACCGGCGCGTGGCTGCATAGCGATTACAACATCAACAAGATGGGCATTCTCGGCCTGACGCGCAGCGCAGCCGTGGAATGGGGGCGGTTCAACATCCGTGTCAACGCGATCGCCCCAACCGGAATGGGTCAGGTTTTCGCGCAACTGGTCAAGGACGTTCCGGGCTTTCTCGACATGGCCACATCGACCAACCCGCTGAAGCGGGCGGGGGATCCGGAAAAGGATATCGGTCCGGTCGTGGTGTTCCTTGCTTCGGAAATGTCGCGGTTCGTCACGGGCGAAATGATCAATGTCGACGGGGGCCAACACCTGCCGGGTTACGTCAGCATTCCGCATAATCTCGAAGAAATGGAAAAGGACGGGGCATGA
- a CDS encoding TetR/AcrR family transcriptional regulator, which translates to MKFIPDEPIATIGPGSELELTPSVIKILSGALDAIAARGIRRLSMSDIIEASGVSRGTLYRYFSNKDDVLAAVAEYVCVGFETGLAACANGITDPTERFRRVMQFYSRYTNENSPDRVFEVEPRFHLEFFRSRFARYNAAVSAALQPTFAHFESLIGTELDHEAFVETLVRLQLSTLLVPATEAWTMRWDEAPEVIENWVRRVARQHA; encoded by the coding sequence ATGAAATTCATACCGGACGAACCCATTGCAACGATTGGTCCCGGCAGCGAACTTGAATTGACGCCCAGCGTCATCAAGATCCTTTCCGGTGCACTGGATGCGATTGCAGCACGGGGAATCCGGCGCCTTTCGATGAGCGACATCATCGAGGCCAGCGGCGTTTCGCGCGGCACCTTGTACCGCTATTTCTCGAACAAGGACGATGTTCTGGCTGCTGTGGCCGAATACGTCTGCGTCGGGTTTGAAACTGGTCTTGCCGCCTGTGCCAACGGCATCACCGATCCGACGGAACGTTTTCGCCGCGTCATGCAATTCTACTCGCGCTATACCAACGAAAACTCACCCGATCGTGTGTTTGAAGTGGAACCGCGCTTCCATCTGGAGTTCTTTCGCAGTCGCTTTGCGCGCTACAATGCCGCAGTCAGCGCCGCGCTCCAGCCGACGTTCGCGCATTTCGAAAGCCTGATCGGGACCGAACTCGACCATGAGGCATTCGTCGAAACCCTGGTCCGGCTCCAGTTGAGCACCTTGCTTGTCCCGGCCACCGAAGCCTGGACGATGCGGTGGGACGAAGCGCCGGAAGTTATAGAGAATTGGGTGCGTCGCGTCGCGCGACAGCACGCCTGA
- a CDS encoding acyl-CoA dehydrogenase family protein, translating into MATASLPRTNEGLSTWASKETADALVARAKELRPFLMEQAPEGERRRNPTEAVDRMLKEEGFLRMLLPQRLGGFGLSPTDFCRVQMEIAKGDPAISWVVQIVNGTSWITSLAPDGVQDAVFANGPAAVCGAYNPPGKARKVDGGWIINGAWPYTSGSRQSTWAQQGVVLEGYEGPVVPGISMCYIPFSDLTIKDSWYVTGMQGTGSDTSIATDVFIPDAQMVLMDERAGQIDRTKRHFGAPSDLLPAVPVVRTTGIAQLIGAVEAMFEIVRAEAPKKPVLTTIIGPRTSSGAYMRDLGEAAALIETAKLILFDLTAELDAVGLGAELTLETKARGRGQCGKLIELTHQASESLMFLAGSSAFSLDKPISRYWKDVSMGLRHIQNIPAIGYEIFGRNLTGATPISPPGAY; encoded by the coding sequence ATGGCTACCGCATCGTTGCCCAGAACGAACGAGGGTCTGTCGACCTGGGCCAGCAAGGAAACCGCCGATGCGCTGGTAGCGCGGGCGAAAGAGTTGCGCCCCTTTCTGATGGAGCAGGCGCCCGAAGGCGAACGGCGACGCAATCCTACAGAGGCGGTGGACCGGATGCTCAAGGAAGAAGGCTTCCTGCGCATGCTCCTGCCCCAGCGGCTGGGCGGGTTCGGTCTTTCACCCACCGATTTCTGCCGTGTGCAAATGGAGATCGCCAAGGGTGATCCGGCAATCAGCTGGGTTGTGCAGATCGTGAACGGCACCAGCTGGATCACCAGCCTTGCGCCCGATGGTGTGCAGGATGCGGTATTTGCCAACGGCCCGGCTGCGGTGTGCGGTGCCTACAATCCTCCGGGCAAGGCCCGCAAGGTGGACGGTGGCTGGATCATCAACGGTGCCTGGCCATATACGTCCGGGTCGCGCCAATCGACCTGGGCACAGCAGGGCGTGGTGCTTGAGGGCTACGAAGGGCCGGTCGTACCCGGAATTTCGATGTGCTACATCCCGTTCAGCGACCTTACCATCAAGGATTCCTGGTATGTCACGGGCATGCAGGGCACAGGATCCGATACCAGCATTGCCACGGATGTCTTCATCCCCGATGCGCAAATGGTGCTGATGGACGAGCGGGCCGGCCAGATCGACCGGACGAAGCGCCATTTCGGCGCGCCATCCGATCTGCTTCCCGCCGTGCCTGTAGTCCGCACCACGGGGATCGCCCAGCTTATTGGCGCGGTCGAGGCGATGTTCGAAATCGTTCGTGCGGAAGCACCCAAAAAGCCGGTGCTGACCACGATCATCGGCCCGCGCACCAGTTCGGGGGCTTACATGCGGGATCTGGGCGAAGCTGCTGCCCTGATCGAAACTGCCAAGCTGATTCTGTTCGACCTGACGGCAGAACTCGACGCGGTTGGCCTCGGTGCCGAGCTTACGCTTGAGACCAAGGCTCGCGGTCGGGGGCAGTGCGGCAAACTGATCGAGCTGACCCATCAGGCGAGCGAATCGCTGATGTTCCTTGCAGGAAGTTCGGCCTTTTCGCTCGACAAGCCGATTTCGCGCTATTGGAAGGATGTTTCGATGGGCCTTCGCCACATCCAGAACATCCCCGCAATCGGCTATGAAATCTTTGGCCGCAACCTTACCGGGGCTACCCCGATCTCGCCTCCGGGCGCCTACTGA
- a CDS encoding cytochrome P450, with translation MNKNEAMLDQMVADYSLVTNGYSGKAPSNPYPMFAEMRGKCPVMHGDLLIQNNIPSMADYMMSGRPVVTLLRYKDIHQVLMNPADWQSYIVGDGFGAAVDNMLLTAMDGEEHDKFRATLQKPFMRSEIRKLIDTLIRPVVVEEFIAKLRPAGKADLLREFALPFPIRAMYAYFGFPHDEDLLGNLASWAIQVVAAPQTDPEVAKITIPQSMVAGQSMYDTLLPIVQAYRARGEMRADILGYMMQVEHEGKRFTDAEIAAFIRMLLLAAGETTTRSFANMMVQLLENPDVLDEVRQDRKLIPKAVMETMRRDPTAGAVARVAARDMEVGGQVIPKGTAVLLSIASANRDPETYEDPDRLWLKRPMRPLLSFGFGPHMCMGMHMALAEIEVALDAMLDLPNLRFDPAYPHPQIRGLNMRGPDAIHVLWDA, from the coding sequence ATGAACAAGAACGAAGCCATGCTCGACCAGATGGTCGCCGACTATTCTCTGGTGACCAACGGCTATTCCGGCAAGGCACCGAGCAACCCCTATCCGATGTTTGCCGAAATGCGGGGGAAATGCCCTGTGATGCACGGCGATCTCCTGATCCAGAACAATATCCCGTCAATGGCCGACTACATGATGTCCGGCCGTCCTGTCGTGACCTTGCTGCGGTACAAGGACATCCATCAGGTCCTGATGAACCCGGCTGACTGGCAGAGCTATATCGTGGGTGACGGCTTCGGTGCGGCGGTGGACAACATGCTGCTGACCGCGATGGACGGGGAGGAACACGACAAGTTCCGCGCCACCTTGCAGAAGCCCTTCATGCGCAGCGAGATCCGCAAGCTGATCGACACGCTGATCCGCCCGGTCGTGGTCGAGGAATTCATCGCCAAATTGCGTCCTGCGGGCAAGGCCGACCTGTTGCGCGAATTCGCCCTGCCGTTCCCGATCCGGGCGATGTACGCCTATTTCGGCTTTCCCCATGACGAGGACCTGCTGGGCAACCTTGCCAGTTGGGCGATTCAGGTCGTCGCCGCGCCGCAAACCGACCCCGAAGTTGCCAAGATCACCATTCCCCAATCGATGGTTGCGGGCCAATCGATGTATGACACGCTGCTGCCGATCGTTCAGGCGTACCGTGCGCGTGGCGAAATGCGCGCAGACATCCTCGGCTACATGATGCAGGTGGAACACGAAGGAAAGCGCTTCACCGACGCCGAAATCGCCGCCTTTATCCGCATGCTGCTGCTTGCTGCCGGTGAGACGACCACGCGCAGCTTTGCCAACATGATGGTCCAGCTTCTCGAAAATCCCGATGTGCTGGACGAAGTACGGCAGGACCGTAAGCTCATCCCCAAGGCGGTCATGGAAACGATGCGCCGCGATCCTACGGCTGGCGCCGTGGCGCGCGTTGCTGCGCGTGACATGGAAGTGGGCGGACAGGTCATTCCCAAGGGCACCGCGGTCCTGCTCTCGATCGCATCGGCCAACCGCGATCCTGAAACCTACGAAGATCCTGACCGGTTGTGGCTGAAGCGGCCGATGCGCCCGCTGCTCAGTTTCGGCTTCGGCCCGCACATGTGCATGGGCATGCATATGGCACTGGCCGAAATTGAAGTCGCGCTCGATGCGATGCTCGATTTGCCGAACCTGCGTTTCGACCCGGCCTATCCCCACCCGCAGATTCGCGGCCTGAACATGCGTGGACCTGATGCGATCCACGTGCTGTGGGACGCATAG
- a CDS encoding tRNA (cytidine(34)-2'-O)-methyltransferase produces the protein MRVALYEPEIAGNVGAVLRLGACLGAAVDLIEPMGFQWDDRRVRRTAMDYIDHVTIARHPDFAAFTAKVSPHRLILFTTKSQQTLYDFSFRPDDVLLFGKESAGVPGAVADACHACIRIPMRPQVRSMNLATAAALALGEALRQTQQAGS, from the coding sequence ATGCGCGTTGCCTTGTACGAACCTGAGATTGCCGGAAACGTGGGGGCGGTGTTGCGTCTGGGCGCTTGCCTGGGGGCGGCAGTGGATCTGATCGAGCCGATGGGATTCCAGTGGGACGATCGCCGGGTCCGTCGAACGGCCATGGATTACATCGATCATGTAACTATCGCGCGCCATCCCGATTTCGCTGCGTTCACAGCAAAGGTCAGCCCTCACCGGCTGATCCTCTTCACCACGAAAAGCCAGCAAACACTTTATGACTTCAGCTTTCGCCCAGACGATGTCCTGCTGTTCGGCAAGGAAAGCGCAGGCGTACCCGGTGCTGTGGCCGATGCCTGTCACGCCTGCATCCGCATACCGATGCGGCCGCAGGTACGCTCGATGAACCTTGCCACGGCGGCAGCCCTGGCTCTGGGCGAGGCATTGCGTCAAACGCAACAAGCAGGATCATGA